Proteins co-encoded in one Malus sylvestris chromosome 9, drMalSylv7.2, whole genome shotgun sequence genomic window:
- the LOC126582276 gene encoding ATP-dependent 6-phosphofructokinase 6-like, translating into MASSASISRPRFRCFDPSNSYPATPDHPRYFSASPPTSSPSTPRANGRSSGSMAISDNSELKIATGPGGYVLEDVPHLVDYIPDLPTYPNPLQDNPSYSVVKQYFVNADDTVAQKIVVHKDSPRGTHFRRSGPRQKVYFESNDVHACIVTCGGLCPGLNTVIREIVCGLYHMYGVRRILGIEGGYRGFYARNTIPLTPKVVNDIHKRGGTILGTSRGGHVTSKIVDSIQDRGINQVYVIGGDGTQKGASVIFEEIRRRGLKVVVAGIPKTIDNDIPVIDRSFGFDTAVEEAQRAINAAHVEAESVENGIGFVKLMGRYSGFIAMYATLGSRDVDCCLIPESPFYLEGPGGLYEYIERRLKEDGHLVIVMAEGAGQELLAESMNQQDASGNKLLQDVGLWLSQNIRDHFSKQRNMAINLKYIDPTYMIRAIPSNASDNVYCTLLAHSAIHGAMAGYTGFTVGPVNGRHAYIPFRRVTERQNKVVITDRMWARLLSSTNQPSFLDLKEVEAMKKEEKEEETKAQLIVGENHTEATSASLPKE; encoded by the exons ATGGCCAGCTCCGCTTCCATTTCTAGGCCCAGGTTCCGCTGCTTCGACCCTAGTAACTCTTACCCTGCGACTCCCGATCACCCTCGCTACTTCTCGGCTTCCCCTCCCACCTCCAGCCCCTCCACTCCCCGAGCGAACGGCCGCTCCAGTGGCAGCATGGCAATTTCCGACAACTCCGAGCTCAAAATCGCCACCGGCCCCGGTGGCTACGTCCTCGAAGATGTTCCTCACTTAGTTGATTACATCCCCGATCTCCcc ACATATCCCAATCCATTACAAGACAATCCGTCCTATTCGGTTGTTAA GCAGTATTTCGTTAATGCAGATGATACCGTTGCTCAAAAG ATTGTTGTTCATAAGGATAGTCCAAGGGGGACACACTTTCGACGCTCTGGACCACGTCAGAAG GtgtatttcgagtcaaatgatGTGCATGCGTGCATTGTGACATGTGGTGGTCTATGTCCAGGACTGAATACAGTTATTAGGGAAATAGTATGCGGTCTGTACCACATGTATGGTGTCAGAAGAATTCTCGGAATAGAG GGTGGATATAGAGGGTTTTATGCCAGAAATACAATCCCCTTAACACCGAAGGTTGTGAATGACATCCATAAACGAGGTGGCACCATCCTTGGAACCTCGCGAGGTGGGCATGTTACCTCAAAGATTGTGGACAGCATCCAGGACAGAGGAATTAATCAG GTTTATGTAATTGGAGGAGATGGAACTCAGAAAGGAGCTTCGGTGATTTTTGAG GAAATCAGGAGGCGTGGCCTCAAAGTAGTGGTGGCAGGAATTCCCAAAACCATCGATAATGACATTCCG GTTATAGACAGGTCTTTTGGTTTTGACACTGCTGTTGAGGAGGCTCAACGAGCCATTAATGCAGCTCATGTTGAAGCAGAAAGCGTTGAGAATGGTATTGGCTTCGTCAAGTTAATGGGCCGCTACAGTG GTTTCATAGCAATGTATGCTACTCTTGGTAGCCGAGACGTCGACTGTTGTCTGATTCCAGAGTCACCTTTTTATCTGGAAGGACCAGGCGGACTTTATGAATACATTGAAAGAAGACTGAAGGAGGATGGTCACCTGGTTATAGTAATGGCTGAAGGTGCAGGACAAGAGCTTCTTGCTGAAAGCATGAACCAACAGGATGCTTCTGGAAATAAGCTTCTCCAAGATGTTGGTCTCTGGTTATCTCAAAATATCAGG GACCACTTCTCGAAACAGAGAAATATGGCTATAAATCTCAAATATATAG ATCCTACTTACATGATCCGTGCGATTCCAAGTAATGCATCTGATAATGTATATTGCACCCTCCTTGCTCACAGTGCCATTCATGGTGCGATGGCTGGATACACAGGCTTCACTGTCGGCCCTGTTAACGGGAGGCATGCTTACATTCCGTTCCGT CGGGTGACCGAGAGGCAGAACAAGGTTGTGATCACTGACAGAATGTGGGCACGGTTACTGTCATCAACCAATCAGCCGAGCTTCTTGGACCTGAAAGAGGTCGAAGCAAtgaagaaagaggaaaaggaagaggaaaCAAAAGCCCAACTGATAGTTGGGGAAAACCATACTGAAGCAACTTCAGCGTCTTTACCGAAGGAATAG
- the LOC126582278 gene encoding mitochondrial-processing peptidase subunit alpha-like: MYKAASRLRSLKGRGNLGATRFATSAAVSKPSSGGLFSWLTGESSSALPPLETQLPGVNLPPPVPDYVEPSKTQITTLSNGVKIASETSTSPAASIGIYVDSGSIYETPVSSGASHLLERLAFKSTTNRSHLRIVREVEAIGGHIGASASREQMGYTFDAIKTYVPQMVELLVDSVRNPAFLEWEVNEELKKVRAEIGELSKNPQGLLLEAIHSAGYSGALANPLLASEASLNRLNGSILEQFIAENYTAPRIVLAASGVDHQEIVSIAEPLLSDLPSVPRYEEPLSKYVGGEYRYQADTPETHVALAFEAPGGWREEKQAILLTVLQLLMGGGGSFSAGGPGKGMHSRLYLRVLNQYPEIQSFSAFNSIFNDSGLFGIYASTGSEFASKAVDIAAQELLTIATPGQVTDVQLKRAKESTKAAVLMNLESRMIASEDIGRQVLTYGERKPVEHFLKTVEEVSLKDITTIAQKIISSPLTMATYGNVVHVPGYDSISSRFQAK, encoded by the exons ATGTACAAGGCAGCCTCCCGACTCAGGTCCCTCAAG GGCCGTGGAAATTTGGGGGCCACCCGGTTTGCAACAAGTGCAGCTGTATCGAAGCCATCCTCAGGCGGTCTCTTTAGTTGGCTGACCGGGGAGAGCTCAAGTGCTCTTCCTCCGTTGGAAACCCAGCTCCCAGGTGTTAACCTCCCTCCTCCAGTACCTGATTATGTTGAACCAAGCAAAACTCAGATTACAACTCTTTCTAATGGTGTCAAAATAGCTTCTGAAACTTCAACG AGTCCTGCAGCGTCCATTGGAATATATGTGGATTCTGGTTCCATATACGAGACACCAGTATCCAGTGGTGCCTCACACTTGCTAGAACGATTGGCTTTTAAGAGTACAACCAACCGGAGCCACTTACGCATTGTGAGAGAAGTGGAAGCAATCGGTGGTCACATAGGAGCCAGTGCCTCTAGGGAGCAAATGGGATATACTTTTGATGCCATCAAGACCTATGTTCCCCAGATGGTGGAACTGCTTGTTGACTCTGTGAGGAATCCTGCCTTCTTGGAATGGGAAGTCAATGAAGAG CTCAAAAAAGTGCGGGCAGAGATTGGAGAACTCTCAAAGAATCCCCAGGGCTTACTGTTGGAGGCTATTCATTCTGCTGGTTATTCTGGTGCATTGGCTAATCCTCTTTTGGCTTCTGAAGCATCACTGAACAGATTGAATGGCAGCATCTTGGAGCAGTTCATTGCT GAAAATTATACTGCTCCTCGTATAGTTCTTGCAGCATCTGGGGTTGATCATCAGGAGATTGTATCCATTGCTGAACCTCTTCTCTCTGACCTACCGAGTGTGCCTCGCTATGAGGAGCCACTATCCAAATATGTTGGAGGAGAGTACCGTTATCAAGCTGATACACCG GAAACACACGTAGCTCTTGCTTTTGAGGCTCCCGGCGGCTGGCGCGAGGAGAAGCAAGCCATTCTTTTGACAGTTCTCCAG TTGCTTATGGGAGGTGGTGGATCTTTCTCCGCTGGGGGCCCCGGAAAGGGGATGCACTCAAGGCTAT ATCTCCGCGTCTTGAATCAGTATCCAGAGATCCAATCCTTTTCTGCATTCAACAGCATCTTTAATGATTCTGGGTTGTTTGGTATTTATGCTAGCACT GGCTCTgaatttgcatcaaaagcaGTTGATATAGCAGCACAAGAATTACTTACAATTGCAACACCTGGACAAG TTACGGATGTACAGCTTAAACGTGCCAAGGAGTCCACAAAGGCGGCAGTTTTAATGAATCTAGAATCTAGA ATGATTGCATCAGAGGATATAGGAAGGCAGGTTTTGACATACGGAGAGAG GAAACCTGTGGAGCACTTCTTGAAGACGGTAGAAGAAGTGAGCTTGAAAGATATTACTACAATCGCGCAGAAGATTATTTCTTCACCGCTAACAATGGCAAcatatggcaatg TTGTACATGTACCCGGTTACGACTCAATTAGCAGCAGGTTCCAAGCAAAATGA